In Nymphaea colorata isolate Beijing-Zhang1983 chromosome 10, ASM883128v2, whole genome shotgun sequence, the genomic stretch TACGCCCCACCGGGCTTCGGAAGGTCTGTAACTTCTTTCATGAACCAGATGAATCACCACAGGGATGGTGGATTCCCAAAGGCTAAAGAGGAGCCCAGGGATGAGTTGCTGATAGAGGATTCACTGTTGTGTTGATATGTGAACAGATTCTTCACTACAGGCAGCGGCCATGTCTGCATCCCCTACTTGGGGCAAGCAGATTGATGATTGGCAAGTGTAGATGTTCAGATTTGTGTTGTAGTTTAGAAGCCAGAGCATTGGGTCCccaatttgttcatttgttcAGGGGCCTCATACAGGGAGGCCCCTCTTTATGTATTCAAAGAACAGATAAAGGAGGTCATCAGGAAATGTATTTAGGACAGTAACATACATAGCTTTTgattgttttgaaaagaaaatttgtaaaaatccatcagaataaatgataaaaagctgcttttgattttttattttgatgatcACAGAGACACGGCTCTAATTAAAGTTTGACTGGGTCCCCAACAGAGACACGGCTCTAATTAAGAGACTCCACGTCTAAATCTTTCCTATATATTATTGTGGACCCACGAACTCTGGGAAATCTAGTGGTGGTGTACAAACGccgaaagagaaaaaagagtgAGATTTTCCTGCATTCCAATTTTGACTGCTGACTTGGTCAGAAACTTGTAGCTGGGGGCGTTCACATGCAGACGTATGATTGATGGGGAACTCCAGGAAAGTTCCAAACGGGGGAGTAGAAAAGGGCTTCGCTTTGAGGAATTTAATTGGCTACCGAGGTCTTCTTTGGTGTTCTTTGACCAGACTGCCACACCTAACATCGCATTAAAGAAGCTCTAATCTTTAGCGTGGTTCCTTGTTTATTGATAAAGGACCACAGCTCACACGTCATGGTGATTATACAGATGAGAAATTGCAGCCCCTGGGGCTTGGGAGTTGGGCGGAGATGAGAGCAGTTAATTAAGTTGGTAGGATGTTTGCCATTTAGTGCTGAAGAGACCCTCTCCCAACTCttcattcatttgcatattGGACTCTGCGATTCTGTCTTTTCCTCTTTATTCTCGTCTCAAAACCTTCTTTTGGGGCCAGGACTCTCACCTTTGAACTCAACACCCACAACCGAATAGGATGTACGCTCTAAAACCATATTCACTTTTTTAAATGTTCATACATTTGGCTTCATATTCGAATATAGAAAAGTCTCATACTGTTTTTGAATCCGATCagaatctaatttttaaattaacatccCAATCTACATCCGAGTTTTAAACTCAACCCAAACTGCattataaaattttgagaatgaCTTTCAATACGTATGGCCATAacatatagaatatttatttaaaactgaatcagATATAAAGATGAGTCTGAATTCAatcggatatttatttaaatatgaatctgattggatgtaATTTCTTAAGTTTGAAGTTGTTcggatttcttaatcagatgttaaaattcttccatacccaatttCTTTTAGATATCAGATCCGATTCAGCTTAAGGTTTTCGTTTGggattttccctttttcttctttgtgtgCCATTGTGTAATTTGTGTTACGTAGCCACTTGATCCAAATCAGGggtaaaaataatttgaacatTTTACTCTGGGTTTAACTAGCCAACATTAACTTTCTAGAAGACATGCCCAGCCAGGTTGGGGATACTCAATTTCATTAATGAATCACAGTCACGGATTTTGTTTTTTCCGGTGCAACCCATTACGGCCGGCGGCCGGAAAAGAAGGTCTTCTTAAGGGGGCTGTTTCTCCGGTACCCCTCGGTGGTAACCAATTTGTTATGTAGTCTTCCTTGACTCTGTAAGAATATGTCTGAAGATTTTCATTCTTTGGGAGGAATTCCAAATCGGACGGAATGAAAGAGACTTGCATGGTTTATAAAGGAAGAATAAGGTCAAATGCCACCACTGATTGTTATTTGTTTGCTGGGATGTTATGACCATTTGACTGATAAGTGTGTGAGAACTCACACACGATACACGATTCAGTGAACCTCGTCGGGGAAAAACTTGCTCCATGTATTGGCTTCTCCTGGAAGGCAATGACAATGAACAGTTTCTAGCAAGGCTGTCAGTCTTAGCACCTGCAGTCAACCGGCTCAGATAAAGAACAGAGAATCGGCCTTTTCCAAACTGTGATCGATctttttaaaatacatttttaacgtataaataaataaataagagagagagagagtatatatatatatataatatatagtcTTCAAAATCACAGGATTTGGACGGTAGAATTGTTTCTGTCCAAACATATAATTGAGTTGAGAATGCTTCAGCCACCTACCTTCAATGTTGACTATTAGGTCGGCCTTCATGCTAGTCCTGTCATTTGTTTGACAAGAAGAATATTTCAGAAGAACATGgtccagaaaaaaaataattattatattCTATAAAACATGGTGTGCTTATattaaactttgttttttttttttattactgaaTTCAAAAACATCTAAAATTATACTATATTTTGTAGAACAAAAACATCAGACGCTCTTCTTATCAAATTCTCACTTCATAGCTTCAAGAGGTCTTTGACTTGACGTGTCCTGATCTTGTTCCTTTGACCCAGCATAGTTGGTGAGAATGAAAGTTCAGTCGTTAATTTGATCTTGGTGGATGCTATTTCTCTGCACTACAAATTGTATATGCAAAATACTTTAATTGCTAGGTGTATCATTTGCCATCTTTTGAACAGGGAATGACTCTTACATACCCTAGCTTGCCTAGAGAGCTGAGACTGACACCAACTTGCTTGTGCATCCTCATCCACTTATTGATATTGATGAACATTCAATAGTATAAGTTCTTGCCCTGAACTATCAGAAATAGTTCGCAGATTCTTTGATATTACAAAAAATGGTCCAAGCCTTCTATGCTCtgtaattttttccatttttagtACAGGAAGGAGAAAGTTCAGTTCTGAACCCGAGCCAGGGAGGAGCCGCGGTGAAAATCTACAATCCTTAAAACCCCATGCAGTAACAGTCTTTTACCTTATCCAAGGGTTACTGGTATAATTCATGGAGAATATCTAGAAAATGGAGAATTTAGCGTATCTAGATAGGATTGACTGCAAAACAAATAGAACTTTAGGAGTCGATATAAGGTCGAGATTCACAAGCTTATAAAATTATGTTCATACACGCAACAGAGATTACGTGAACAATGGGTTTTTAGATTTGGACTGCATTCAAAGCCAAATGGCTATAACTTGCTAAAAGGGAATTTAATCTACTATAGGTAGTAATTGCAGAAAGTTTGTTCAATCAGTACATTGTGCTGAAACACATTAGGAATAACGGTGTAGCTGTCTTTAGTAAAGTTTCGGTTATTTGGCTACGAGCTCTAACTTAAGACATTCTCAAGGAGGTGAAAAAGTTTAGTAcgaaatagagaaaagaaaatttttccgAAACACACTTAGTAACTTTCTTTGGTGTAATTATAACTTGCTTAAGTTGAAATTTGTTCCGTTTAATTCTCTTTTTTGTATGTAGTTCAGGCGATTAATGCAACATATCTAAAATTTTCAGCATGTTAACGTTATCTTTTtccataagaaaacaaaaaccaaaatttatcTCCACAATTTGCCTGAGGAGTTTACCTTTTggcttccttctctttctcctcttaCACGTGTCTTGAGTCAACGACCTCTTGAGTACTTCtccttggaaaagaaaaaacagagagaaagcgagaggcCAGATAACTTTCGAGTTTCAAGCTTTGTCATCAAGAAAAGTGAGTTTTGAACGTGACTGTGGGGAAAAGCACCGCCCTTTGTGCATCAGGCTGTACAGCAACTCTTACCTTGTCCAGAAAGTTCAGTAGTGCTCTTCTTCACCCTTGCCTAAGtaaagaatctctctctcccattaTATAAGCAGGCCTCTTGATACTCAATACGTACCCCCACCTCCCCATCCTTTCCCTCTCTCAAATTTCTCCTTTGGTAGCGAGCAACGCTCGTCTTTTGGTGAAAGATGGCTGTAAGTTCTCTCCCCCTTGTTCTCATCAAGTTCGTTCATGCTCATAATTGGGCTACAGAAATTTCTGCATCGCATCGCCATGATTTCTATGCGCAGATTGAGAACTCATTCGCTTGTCAACTCTTCCAGGTAGTGGAATTGAAAGTGGGAGTACATTGCGACAGGTGCACTAAAGCCATCAAGAAGGCTATCAAGAAGATCGAAGGTTAGTTTGCGCGCTTCTCATTTTCAATCAAGAGGATGACAATAATTGCTTCAAGGTCTGCACCTCCTTTCAAATGAAGGCTTCTTTGAGAGCTTTATGCTGACTGAACTTTATCATACATTCGTCCATCCATGACTTCGCAGATATAGAGACATACAGGGTGGATGCAGAGCTGAACAAGGTAACCGTGACGGGAAATGTGACAGCAGAGGAAGTAGTTAGAGTGCTCAATAAAATCGGGAAGAACGCTACTTACTGGAGCTGTGAGGATTAGAAGCAGCTCTGCtcgatgatgaagatgaggaagagTGCGGTGATTTTGTTAACAACCGCGGATGACCCTTGAACGCTGTACCATCTGATGCTATCACCCTTGGAATGTATGCCATtgatatatgtatttttaacaACCATTTTTCATGAtgttggcatcaaagacttcatattattatcattataaagCAAGGAGAAGAATTCTTACAAGTGCCCTGTTGAGGGAATGAGGAGTAAGGTTAATGCGAGGGAAATAGGAGTAAGAACGTGCACCTCTGCTTTCTGGAGATGGGTCCCAGTGAAAAGCCATGGAGGCCGAAAGATACACACTCGATTATTTGCTTTATAGGGCGGTGCGCTCGATTAAGCAACAACTTcaggaaggagaaaaagaagaatgatgGAAGACCATTAATGCGTACAAACTTGAACCATGGAGTCTGGGCTCGTACGTGTATCCTGTAATGCTAAACTAAGCTTTGGATCAATTTGTTTGGACGAAAGCAAAAGTATGACAAAAGCATGACCACACCCACATCGATACACTGCAGACGTAGATACATGGTTACAAACGTAAAGTAAGTGCATACTGCACAACTTTTTATAGCACAGATCCAATCTGgtctcttttcatttctaaatttTCAGAATTTGTTTGCCCTTTCCTAGTTTTCGATTTCCAGGGAAAAACCAGACATTCATCGTAACCACTTTGTTGTCAGGACGGAAATAAATCCAGTTTCCATGAGACAAACCATACCAGGAAAACTCAAAGGCCATAACATTGGTGAAGAATGCTCTACATTACTGAAAAATTGCCACTGCATCGCACTCGCAATCTCTTCGTTGTAGCATTCACTGCTAAACTTTGTTACAGTACAAGAAAGATGAAAGCAGTGAACCGTGAGTGTGAACCGTGAACTCAGTAGTCAAGTGCATCATATAGGTTTCCGGGTACCTTGGAAAAGTTGAAGCAACATTATAATTTTCACCAAACCAGGGCAAAGATCTCTACCTGAAAGATGACAGAGATTTCCAGATATTGAAATACAATTTTCGATTCTTCTGTAGGCCACAGATTGAGTACCTGTAGCATAATTCAGGACTATACAGGTAACAGCAGCTAACAGACTTTTGAGGCCACAAAGAACATGGTCCTAGTAGATGATTAATAAATTTCAGTTGTCGTCACAACATGAAGGGTTTGTCCCTCCACTGGAATGTGCAACCGCGAACCTCCATATGCTCAAGAACTTGCGGAGATAGTATGCTTCTGAAATGTGCGTTGAGTTTAACATTTCTAAGACATGCACATGACAGAAGAGAAATTTCAAGGCCTTGTGCAGAAACACCTCCCACGTGCAAGAGGATGAGATTCTGCAGGCACCCCATGCTTGGCAATGCTAGCAAGCCAACATCACTGACGGAACAGTATGATAAATTTATCTGCAAGTGAAACAACAGCAAATGCATGTTAGGAAACATTGAACTACTATTTGTAGGGTTGAAATACTGGAGAAAGACACTTGCCTGTTTGAGATTCTGGGAAAAAAGACCTAGTTGCAGAACGCCCTTGTCACCAATTTTGTTGCACTTCTTAATATCCAGCTTGGATATAAGCCTGCAACCAACAGCCAAGGCGGCAAGACCAGCTGATGACACAAGAGGGCAACCTCGATGTTCTAGTTCGGACAACCGCTGACATGTGGATAAAAATTTCAATGAATCATCTGTTATCCTCGTGCAATAGGACATATTCACTTTCTGCAACATGGGGCAATTGTGAGCTATAGCTCCAATTCCAGTATCATCTACTGCTGCAACCCTGAACAATGGGGAAGTAAAGATTCAGCTGAACTAGCAAAAAAGAGACCAACTCCGCTCAGCAAGTCAAAACATAAAACTCAGACCAACCTGTACAAATCCAGCTCTATAAGTTTCCGACAACTGCCTGAGATATGTATAAGCCCACTATTTGTGATGTTTGAGCATATACCGACTTTCAAACTTGTAAGTTCAGAACATCTTGTGAAAGACCTCAAACctgaaaatcaaaacaaaagtCATGTCCAGGCCCCACGGTATCTCAAAGGAAAACATCAAACTTATGTTTATTTAGCATGTAAGAATAGAGAGCCGCCGGCACCTTCATCATCAATCTCATTGTCTGTAAAGTCAAGTTCTTCCAAGAGATGCAACTGTTCTCCAATTAATTTGAAGGATTCCTTCGAGACTGAGCTACAAGACTCCATCTTAAGGGAAAAAACTTGCTTGCAATTTGCAATAGCAACAACAGAAAGGCAAGTAATCTTTCGACAGCAAGTGATATCAAGTTTTCTTAGCTCCTTGCGTTTTGCTAGAAGAGAACAAAGGCCATCATCCATAACTCCCTTGCACTTGCACAAGCTCAGTTCTCGAAGAGATGTGCAACATTCACCGATTACCTTTAGTCCTGAGCAAGTTACCTGGCAACCATCTAATCTGATACACTGCAGCTTGGGGAGATTTCTTAAACTATAAGCCAAGGAATCCGAAACCTGCTTACAAGACAAATGTCAGGCAGCTCTTTGATTGTTCTTGCCTTATCATTAATTGCCTGTTCAGATGACAcaaaaacaacatgcaaaaCCTTGTTCCAAATCAAAACTAACTCGAAAAAATTTTgtcaaaccaagtttttgaCATGGTTTCAGCATCACCCAACTGGAAGTGAACTGCAGATTGCAAAGAACCATACTTACATGAGTACAATATGCCAAAGTAAGCTGTTGCAGTAAAGTTGCACCGTTAGCAAGGTAAGACAAGCCAGAAGGGCTTATATTTTGGCAGTTGGACATATCAAGTGCCTGTTCCAGATACAGGAGGTAATTAGCCAAGACCAAGGTCTCAAAAATGgataatttataaataaaaaacagcAACATCTTAGAGAATAGTGGAGTAGGTGAAATTTTACTCTAACTGCAAAATTGTGAGTATAAATGTAATGGACATCAACAATCATATCTTACTTTGGATCCATCAAATCGTTCTAGTGTATTAACTTTAACTTGCATGGAGAGAACCCACACGCAGGAGAAAACCAAACTGAAAGCAATTCCCAAATAACAAGGTACTGCCCGTTGTGCATATACAACCAGACGGATGTATAATTGAGATTTCTAAGCACCTAAGGTAGAAAGAGTATACCAACAAGaaccatttgaaatttttgaaatgacaAGACAACTTATGATTGAATAGATTTGGTTgacataaaagaaacaagagtTAATCATGTGGAATAGcataaatatatgtatcatgATTAagcatttaaaattttgaaaatgacaactTATGATTTATCTCAGGTTTGAAACTCCAGTACCTATAACCTCTGCCAACAAACGTGCAGTGGAAAGATATCGGATGGCCCATGGCATTGATCCTTCAAATTCCTTTTACAGAATTACATACAAATGGGACCTTTTTTAAGTCATAAAAATTCAAGAGTAAAAATCGGTAAAAAGAAACACTAAAGTTCATCCATGATCCAACATAGCAAAACGGTTACCTTGAGAGACTTGCATCCCTTCTTGAGAACCTTGAGTCCATCGTCATCTATCCCAAAGCAACCCACCAGAATCAAATCTTCAAGATATTCAAGTTGGACTAGAGATGCAATGCAAGCTTCTGTGATCTGCCAATagtgaaaattgaaaatcaacCGACCATTTTAGCTGATTTGCATTATATGTAACTGAAATTGATGAAAGAAAAGTAGAAGCAAAAGTAAATCACGTAAGCTCATTTTGTCGACGAAATGGCGAATGAATTTATCCGAGAAGGCGTAACCTTATGAACTAGAATATTCGaaacaaaaaaggcaaaataatAATATACGAGTTGCTATGCATTTAAAGTAACAAAGAGAATATCTTCCTGATGAAGACCTTCACATATCACATGCAGATAAGATCTAACAAATCAGCAATTTCAACCAAATTTCCTTCTCCAGCACCACGAATACCGTTCAATCTAATTAAAACCGCCATCCCCATGCTCATACTTCACAAACATCTTACCTGCACATACGACAGATCCAGACTCCTTAGCTCCTTACACTTGATGGCGACCAATCCAATCCCCAGATCTCCGATGCCCAAGCACCATTTGAGACCGAGTGTCCGCAGCTTCCTACACCCAACCGCAATGCATCCAATACCCAAATCAGTTATTTGTTTGCACCTCCCCATCCTCAGCGTCTGCAAATTCCCCGCCTTGGATATTGCCTCAGCAGCAACATCCGTCAGCTGGGTGCCGTTGGAAATGTCGATTCCGACCAAAGAAGCGCAATTGATGGTCAACTGAGAGATACCAACATGGGTGAAGAACTTGGATTGTGAGAGATTGACGGAAGCCAAGGTAGACCGACAGAGTCTCGAAAGAGCCAGGAGAGAATCGTCGGAAACTCTGGGGCAGAGGGAGAAATCCACGCACTGGATGTTCCTGTACCTCCCAAGAAGCGACGGCAGAAAGTCAGAGCGCCTCGGCTTGAGGCCTTTGCGGTGTTGGGACTCCAGAACGTAGAAGTACCGACAGACTAACGACCACGATTTCCGGTCGGAGGAGTCCGTGAGCTTCTCAAGGATGGTGAGGAGGATCTCTTCACTGAGCACGTTCATGGAGCAGAGGCAAGCCGAAGGTGGTGACACCGTGGCCCGGAATCTCTTCATGGAGAGAACCTCGGGAGGAGAAGATGGAAGgcgggagggagggaggaagaaggcaaAGGAAAAACGGAGAATGGCCGCGCTCTTGAAAACCAAGGTGCCGTACTTGCCGTCGAAAAACAGTACCTCCTTCGCGATCGTATCACCTTTCTCCAATCTGCCCCTCCATGTCGAGTAAATAACAACACTGCTTGCTTACCACTAGCGAgagtttttacaaaaatttgcaAGTTTACTTAGTCTGAGACTTCGAAATTTCGAATGCTTTTATCCCAAATAGTTTGCCAACCACTAGCTTTCTTACGAAAAAATAATTTCTTCGAAGACATAATTTACTTACAAAGTTTCTAAACCATTTCTTCCAAATTTTCAGAAACATGCAAGCATCAATTCTTATAAGATAAATCATGTTCTGATCATTTAGTACAATAAGTTAAAAGACATATTGCAAATGGTTGGTTCCCCAATCAATAACCGCTTCAAGCGGATCAATATCACGCCAGGATTGAAATCCCTCTACTTTTACTTCTGTTAAATATTTTTCCCGTTCTATTTGTGGCGGCAAAGAAAAAGATATCTTACTCCAACGTGATTGATTTGCCAAACAAATCGAGCGATGGCGTGCCAGTGTAATTTTTGGGAGTAAGAGGCCAAGTTTTATGGGTGTGAAGGCTTCCGAGGAAGGACAGGTTTTGTAGTGTTGACAGGTACGACCATTCACTGCTGTCTcccttttctttattatttgttCTAACAGGCCAAGTTGGTGGCGGTCCATCGGTGTCACCTTCTCCTTTACAGGGACATTTTCTCATTTGGTCCAAACTTTTTACAGTCGTTTGCAGCAAATTCTCTGCATAAGTTTGGGTTGGGGCaacataaatcaaatttttCTTCACACACTCTGTCACGATAGAATAACAAGGAAATAAATTATTTGGCTTTGCCTTGAAGGCTCTCAACTCATAATTTGAACACAAAGGACTCCTCCAACAATTATAATTCGTTCCTCTGTTAGCCCATAAGAAGAAGAGATGCGTGCTTGGTAGAGCCTTCACGCCCTTTCGATTAACAGATAACTCCAGATATGTATCACACGATGATAAACCTATGACATTTTACTCGTTTTAACAGGTAATATGAATGCACAAGTTAAAGGAACAGGACGAACATTCAAGCCTTCCTCTGCAAATTCGTTCGGATAGATCACGCCGGAAAAAATCACGACAAATAGTTGGACCTCGGAGGAAACGATCAGGTAGGAAGAGAATGGGGGGTACCAACCTCACCCAGTTAGCCACCGTCCAGGTCAACCACGCCCACGAAAGCAAGCGGACTGATGTGGGAAACCCCACCACCATCTTCGCCCCGGCGAGGTCTCA encodes the following:
- the LOC116263333 gene encoding F-box/LRR-repeat protein 3, with the translated sequence MKRFRATVSPPSACLCSMNVLSEEILLTILEKLTDSSDRKSWSLVCRYFYVLESQHRKGLKPRRSDFLPSLLGRYRNIQCVDFSLCPRVSDDSLLALSRLCRSTLASVNLSQSKFFTHVGISQLTINCASLVGIDISNGTQLTDVAAEAISKAGNLQTLRMGRCKQITDLGIGCIAVGCRKLRTLGLKWCLGIGDLGIGLVAIKCKELRSLDLSYVQITEACIASLVQLEYLEDLILVGCFGIDDDGLKVLKKGCKSLKALDMSNCQNISPSGLSYLANGATLLQQLTLAYCTHVSDSLAYSLRNLPKLQCIRLDGCQVTCSGLKVIGECCTSLRELSLCKCKGVMDDGLCSLLAKRKELRKLDITCCRKITCLSVVAIANCKQVFSLKMESCSSVSKESFKLIGEQLHLLEELDFTDNEIDDEGLRSFTRCSELTSLKVGICSNITNSGLIHISGSCRKLIELDLYRVAAVDDTGIGAIAHNCPMLQKVNMSYCTRITDDSLKFLSTCQRLSELEHRGCPLVSSAGLAALAVGCRLISKLDIKKCNKIGDKGVLQLGLFSQNLKQINLSYCSVSDVGLLALPSMGCLQNLILLHVGGVSAQGLEISLLSCACLRNVKLNAHFRSILSPQVLEHMEVRGCTFQWRDKPFML
- the LOC116263334 gene encoding heavy metal-associated isoprenylated plant protein 33, yielding MAVVELKVGVHCDRCTKAIKKAIKKIEDIETYRVDAELNKVTVTGNVTAEEVVRVLNKIGKNATYWSCED